One part of the Sorangiineae bacterium MSr11954 genome encodes these proteins:
- a CDS encoding M4 family metallopeptidase, with product MKLEMPVIHRSWLSLVGLTLLACSSNDAGHVTEHSAPSGISDLSTLSDLSASFRELHADPKELVVTKETTDEQGDVHTRYAQFKNGLRVIGGELMVHRRAGKVYAVNGSARADREAPAAPVLSPARAIARALAGRIGARAEPHPPLAYRIDDAGDSLALVYEVNVTGTEPDGSPVVDTVLVNAVDGAIVDTISHIQGAKLPVVHTCRPDPRKPPLNLPCPLAISPGPGSDPTVDVNYLRLGSVYDAYNDLFSLDTLGGSDGKLHSAVHYGGSGATPTFWNGSQIVFRDGDGANFSAPVDSIDLTAHEATHSMIDRSSALRYSGEPGALNESLADIFGAVVEWYTRGRVLDARTWQFAEDVYTPGIPGDALRYLNDPKKDGRSIDYYPDFDAGVDLHYASGIGNLAFYLLAQGGKHPRGKTTITVNGVGFEKAFRIFYRANRDFFLENTTFARAKSTTRLAATNLGYTRDEVESVAAAWAAVGVP from the coding sequence ATGAAGTTGGAAATGCCGGTCATTCACCGTTCATGGCTTTCGCTCGTGGGGCTCACGCTCCTGGCTTGTTCGTCCAACGACGCGGGCCACGTCACGGAGCACTCCGCGCCGTCGGGTATTTCGGATCTTTCGACGCTCTCCGATCTTTCGGCTTCGTTCCGCGAGCTCCACGCCGATCCCAAGGAGCTCGTGGTGACGAAGGAAACCACCGACGAGCAGGGCGACGTTCATACGCGCTATGCGCAGTTCAAGAATGGGCTCCGGGTGATCGGCGGTGAGCTCATGGTCCATCGGCGCGCGGGGAAGGTCTATGCCGTCAACGGCAGCGCCCGAGCGGATCGCGAGGCGCCGGCGGCGCCGGTTCTTTCTCCGGCGCGAGCCATCGCGCGTGCGCTGGCCGGACGGATCGGCGCCCGAGCCGAGCCGCATCCTCCCTTGGCCTATCGCATCGACGACGCGGGCGATTCGCTCGCCCTCGTTTACGAGGTGAACGTGACCGGCACGGAACCGGATGGCTCGCCCGTCGTCGATACGGTGCTGGTCAACGCCGTGGATGGCGCGATCGTAGACACGATTTCCCACATCCAGGGCGCCAAGCTTCCCGTGGTGCATACCTGCCGTCCGGACCCTCGCAAACCGCCCCTCAACCTTCCGTGCCCGCTCGCGATTTCGCCAGGACCCGGCTCCGATCCGACCGTGGACGTGAACTATTTGAGGCTGGGATCGGTGTATGATGCATACAATGACCTTTTCTCGCTTGATACCCTCGGCGGTAGCGATGGGAAGTTGCATAGCGCCGTTCACTACGGTGGCAGCGGCGCCACGCCCACGTTTTGGAATGGCTCGCAAATCGTTTTTCGCGATGGCGATGGCGCCAACTTTTCGGCCCCCGTCGACTCGATCGACCTCACCGCTCACGAGGCGACCCACAGCATGATCGATCGCAGCTCGGCCTTGAGGTACTCGGGTGAGCCGGGCGCCTTGAACGAATCGCTCGCGGACATCTTTGGTGCGGTCGTCGAATGGTACACGCGCGGCCGGGTCCTGGATGCACGCACATGGCAGTTTGCCGAGGACGTCTACACGCCCGGCATCCCCGGTGACGCCCTTCGCTACTTGAATGATCCGAAGAAAGACGGTCGTTCTATCGATTATTACCCGGACTTCGACGCGGGCGTCGACCTGCACTACGCCTCGGGCATTGGAAACCTTGCCTTCTACCTCTTGGCGCAAGGTGGCAAGCACCCGCGCGGCAAGACCACCATCACCGTCAACGGTGTCGGCTTCGAGAAGGCGTTCCGGATCTTCTATCGCGCAAACCGAGATTTCTTCCTCGAAAACACCACCTTCGCGCGGGCGAAATCGACGACGCGCCTCGCCGCCACGAATCTCGGCTACACGCGGGACGAGGTCGAGTCCGTCGCGGCCGCGTGGGCCGCCGTCGGCGTGCCTTGA
- a CDS encoding DUF1318 domain-containing protein: MIRVLVLASLALASLGCIGAPEIVMVDRATALEQQASGSFGDLERKLNRVSVAPRPVPLTPKQFEALGIKPVRFTDATELTDADRIDGLLVQHCIGEGRDGLLVDTYGSCIGTADHEDSIELVQRVNGARTQLWRWMHEQRPAASLDDLRRTWREAHLRGVVCGAWIEGEAERWEAKRC; this comes from the coding sequence ATGATTCGCGTCCTCGTTCTTGCATCCCTCGCCCTGGCGTCGCTCGGCTGCATCGGCGCGCCGGAGATCGTCATGGTGGACCGGGCGACCGCGCTCGAGCAGCAGGCCTCCGGCTCCTTCGGCGACTTGGAGCGCAAGCTCAATCGGGTGAGCGTCGCGCCGCGCCCCGTGCCCCTGACGCCGAAGCAGTTCGAGGCGCTCGGGATCAAGCCGGTGCGGTTCACCGACGCCACCGAGCTGACCGACGCCGATCGCATCGACGGCCTGCTCGTCCAGCACTGCATCGGCGAAGGTCGCGACGGTCTCTTGGTCGACACCTACGGCTCCTGCATCGGGACGGCCGACCACGAGGACTCGATCGAGCTCGTCCAGCGCGTGAACGGCGCCCGCACGCAACTCTGGCGCTGGATGCACGAGCAGCGCCCGGCCGCGTCCCTGGACGATCTCCGGCGCACATGGCGCGAGGCGCACCTCCGTGGGGTCGTGTGCGGCGCGTGGATCGAGGGCGAGGCCGAGCGCTGGGAGGCCAAGCGATGCTGA
- a CDS encoding DUF1565 domain-containing protein has protein sequence MASTSTELTFTLPVPHGAPIGSQPLNVTTAAGQVTIADAVTITAITAAPSGEDARDVRIGSTGTDERPLRSLAKAASLARAGDTIFLKDGIYDEAHGETFGAVTNAPFRVTSNVPADVTIKGESVAGTKIMGPGSKSTGVCGLVPAGNVRIETLDISGFDFGVFLINADGAVKNVSVHACTTGLRVEKSATETREIKFTLDASRVYENTSTGISSSGLPISVADTEIDHNGAGQAGGGPGIEGAGGATLTGVNIQDNAGYGYRGVQTPSPDTPLVVTNSSFVNNSLAAIVLLGSSVTGSWSVKIRDSRFIDNNQVVLVNVPFTQFDLGTENSHGMNQFTIRWNGEGIVNARNATSESLPPIRVFGNTWTIRGDAGSAIPPSGCSNQNSPSTPKPPYHWRIDQPGTCLSTGKHTGNVIVN, from the coding sequence GTGGCAAGCACCTCGACGGAGCTTACGTTTACATTGCCCGTTCCGCATGGCGCCCCCATCGGATCGCAACCGCTCAACGTGACGACGGCCGCGGGGCAGGTGACCATTGCGGATGCCGTGACCATTACCGCGATCACGGCCGCCCCCTCGGGCGAGGATGCGCGCGATGTTCGCATCGGTTCGACCGGCACCGACGAGAGACCACTGCGATCGCTCGCAAAAGCCGCGTCCCTCGCGCGGGCGGGCGACACGATTTTTCTCAAGGATGGCATCTACGATGAGGCCCACGGCGAAACGTTTGGGGCCGTGACGAATGCACCCTTTCGGGTTACATCGAACGTCCCTGCCGATGTTACGATCAAGGGAGAGAGCGTCGCCGGTACCAAGATCATGGGGCCCGGCTCGAAGAGCACGGGTGTCTGCGGGCTCGTTCCCGCGGGGAACGTGCGCATCGAAACGTTGGATATTTCGGGGTTCGACTTTGGGGTCTTTCTCATCAATGCCGATGGCGCCGTCAAAAACGTCTCCGTGCACGCTTGTACAACGGGATTGCGTGTCGAAAAGTCGGCAACGGAAACGCGCGAGATCAAGTTTACGCTGGACGCGTCGAGGGTCTACGAGAATACCTCGACGGGCATAAGTTCATCCGGCCTGCCGATTTCCGTGGCCGACACGGAGATCGATCACAACGGGGCCGGCCAAGCTGGAGGTGGCCCCGGGATCGAGGGTGCCGGAGGCGCGACGCTCACCGGCGTGAATATTCAAGATAACGCCGGGTACGGCTACCGTGGTGTGCAAACACCATCTCCGGATACGCCGCTGGTCGTGACGAACAGTTCCTTCGTGAATAACTCCCTCGCGGCAATCGTGCTACTTGGCAGCAGTGTAACCGGCTCATGGTCCGTCAAGATTCGCGACTCGCGATTCATCGACAACAATCAAGTTGTTCTCGTCAATGTGCCCTTCACCCAATTCGATCTTGGAACGGAGAACAGCCATGGAATGAATCAATTCACCATCCGTTGGAATGGCGAGGGTATCGTTAACGCTCGCAACGCCACGTCGGAGTCTCTTCCTCCCATCCGCGTGTTCGGAAACACCTGGACCATCCGGGGGGACGCTGGTTCCGCCATCCCTCCGAGCGGATGCTCGAACCAAAACTCCCCAAGCACCCCCAAGCCCCCATATCATTGGCGCATCGACCAACCCGGCACATGCCTTTCCACTGGAAAGCACACTGGAAACGTGATCGTCAACTAG
- a CDS encoding serine/threonine protein kinase, whose protein sequence is MCICIYPRSCKKHLNGYATPDTAKWVESCTIGPTSVNLPVRIGDVLASKYRVEGILGAGAMGIVVVARHEHLGSLVALKFMRPDAVENREARDRFNREARAVARLRGEHIARVLDFGALDTGAPYIVMEFLEGADLAAVLEERGPLPIREALAYVLDVCKAMEEAHRAGIVHRDLKPKNLFLTHRPDGTPLVKVLDFGISKVVDANEDLQAMSTRTSSFLGTPIFMSPEQIRSAKYVDARTDIYALGAVIYHLVTKGFPFHAESFGELFACIFHQEPTPLRAKRLDAPMALEAIVARCLQKEPSARFQNVAELATELRKLLESPESAFGRVEHTSRDGAQTRNPDARGGVPSSETLTASHDPSKEPPALPNVPPAAEPPSAHDMQNTFGEVLVSSLAFGGSRSRPAYILRAGLALVATFVLVVTGAFLSHMQRQSASEPRPIDETSAAKTSSPEPTSTRQSQQIVALVAPVAPVAPVASMQTATPSTDAGVATDQTSRATVGPRVEGVSKNPTKSPAALPSSLHYERLYEHEQGSSPRQ, encoded by the coding sequence TTGTGCATATGCATCTATCCCCGAAGTTGTAAAAAGCACCTGAATGGATATGCGACGCCGGACACCGCGAAATGGGTCGAATCGTGTACTATCGGACCTACGTCCGTGAACCTCCCCGTTCGCATAGGCGATGTCCTCGCATCGAAGTATCGGGTCGAGGGTATCCTCGGCGCGGGGGCCATGGGGATTGTCGTCGTGGCGCGTCACGAGCATCTCGGATCCCTCGTGGCGCTCAAATTCATGCGCCCCGACGCCGTCGAGAACCGTGAAGCGCGCGACCGGTTCAATCGGGAGGCACGTGCCGTTGCACGATTGCGGGGCGAGCATATCGCGCGCGTGCTCGATTTCGGGGCGCTCGACACCGGGGCGCCGTACATCGTCATGGAGTTTCTCGAGGGGGCCGATCTCGCGGCCGTGTTGGAGGAGCGCGGCCCGCTCCCAATCCGTGAAGCGTTGGCGTATGTGCTGGACGTTTGCAAGGCGATGGAAGAGGCGCATCGCGCGGGGATCGTTCACCGCGATCTCAAGCCCAAGAACCTGTTTCTCACCCATCGCCCCGACGGAACGCCGCTCGTGAAGGTGCTCGACTTCGGCATCTCCAAGGTCGTCGATGCCAACGAGGACCTTCAAGCGATGTCCACGCGAACCAGCTCGTTCCTCGGGACGCCCATCTTCATGTCCCCCGAGCAGATTCGAAGTGCCAAGTATGTCGATGCGCGAACGGACATTTACGCACTTGGCGCGGTGATCTACCACCTGGTGACGAAGGGCTTCCCATTTCACGCCGAATCGTTCGGAGAGCTCTTCGCGTGCATCTTTCACCAAGAGCCTACTCCTCTTCGCGCCAAGCGCCTCGACGCGCCCATGGCGCTGGAGGCGATTGTCGCGCGTTGTTTGCAAAAGGAGCCGAGCGCACGTTTTCAGAACGTCGCGGAGCTCGCGACCGAGCTTCGCAAGCTGTTGGAGTCTCCGGAGAGCGCCTTCGGACGCGTCGAGCACACCTCCCGTGATGGAGCGCAGACCCGCAACCCGGATGCGCGTGGCGGAGTGCCTTCCTCGGAAACGCTCACGGCGTCACATGATCCAAGCAAGGAGCCCCCCGCCTTACCGAATGTCCCACCGGCTGCCGAACCTCCCTCCGCCCATGATATGCAGAACACTTTCGGTGAGGTGTTGGTGTCCTCGCTCGCCTTCGGCGGGAGCCGATCGAGGCCGGCCTACATTCTCCGTGCCGGGCTCGCGCTGGTCGCGACGTTCGTCTTGGTCGTGACGGGAGCCTTTTTGTCGCATATGCAACGTCAGAGCGCGAGCGAACCTCGTCCCATCGACGAGACGTCGGCGGCGAAGACAAGCTCGCCAGAACCTACGTCGACGCGCCAATCCCAGCAGATCGTCGCGCTCGTCGCGCCTGTCGCGCCTGTCGCGCCTGTCGCTTCGATGCAAACGGCCACTCCATCGACCGATGCGGGGGTAGCCACCGACCAAACATCCCGTGCGACGGTGGGACCCCGAGTCGAGGGTGTTTCCAAGAATCCAACGAAATCGCCCGCAGCGCTCCCATCATCCCTTCACTACGAAAGACTTTACGAGCATGAGCAGGGGTCGTCGCCGCGCCAGTAG
- a CDS encoding AMP-binding protein: MGRMPRFAAPAIALERRHDGALLVRSQTPLGDHPPHLGMVLRGWAERTPDRVFLAERRKDGTVRTVTYERAHRIARVLASRMLADSLGAERPVMILSDNSVDHALLALGAMVGGIPIAPVSTAYSLVSRDHEKLRALYTLLRPGWIYAEDAEAYGDALAALATPSVRSALATPSERSALATPSERSALATSSVRSALAAPSERSALAAPSERSALATPSERSALATPSERSALATSSERSALATPSVRSSRPGPANVRVVASHPAGAATPLAELLASPEDAERVDRAWDAIGPESIAKILFTSGSTGAPKGVLNTHRMLCSNQQALAQGWLFLRERPPVVVDWLPWSHTFGGNHNFNLVLWHGGTLWVDRGKPVPGRIEETVATLRHVAPTLYFNVPRGFDALLPHLESDPSLAETFFRELDLLFYAAAALPRPTWDRLVRLGARVRGEPVPFVTAWGATETSPLVTQVHFAIDDPSSIGVPVPGATLKLVPNGTKFEARVKGPQVTPGYFRAGGPSLPLLDDEGFYPTGDAMRLADEADPNRGVVFDGRVAENFKLTSGTWVYVGALRMNLLKALAPLVQDAVIAGHDRDAVGALLVPNVAACAGAIGAPEGAAPRDVLANTELRAKIAGALRAHNQLAEGASSQTVHRAVLLEEALSIDAGEITDKGYINQRAVLAHRAGAVEALFDDGASNVIRVEP, from the coding sequence ATGGGTCGCATGCCCCGCTTTGCCGCCCCCGCGATCGCCCTTGAACGCCGCCACGATGGCGCCCTTCTCGTGCGCTCCCAAACGCCGCTCGGGGACCATCCGCCGCACCTCGGCATGGTGCTGCGCGGGTGGGCCGAGCGAACGCCGGACCGGGTCTTTCTCGCCGAGCGGCGCAAAGACGGCACCGTGCGCACGGTGACCTACGAACGAGCGCATCGGATCGCGCGGGTGCTCGCCTCGCGCATGCTCGCCGATTCGCTCGGCGCCGAGCGCCCCGTCATGATCTTGTCCGACAACTCCGTGGATCATGCGCTGCTCGCGCTGGGGGCCATGGTGGGCGGCATTCCGATCGCGCCGGTTTCGACGGCGTACTCCCTCGTCTCGCGCGATCACGAGAAGCTGCGTGCACTCTACACGCTTTTGCGACCGGGTTGGATTTACGCCGAGGACGCGGAGGCGTACGGAGACGCGCTCGCGGCGCTCGCGACGCCATCGGTGCGTTCGGCGCTCGCGACGCCATCGGAGCGCTCGGCGCTCGCAACGCCATCGGAGCGTTCGGCGCTCGCGACGTCATCGGTGCGTTCGGCGCTCGCAGCGCCATCGGAGCGCTCGGCGCTCGCAGCGCCATCGGAGCGCTCGGCGCTCGCAACGCCATCGGAGCGTTCGGCGCTCGCAACGCCATCGGAGCGTTCGGCGCTCGCGACGTCATCGGAGCGCTCGGCGCTCGCGACGCCATCGGTGCGTTCATCTCGACCAGGCCCCGCGAACGTTCGCGTGGTCGCGAGCCATCCGGCGGGGGCGGCGACCCCGCTCGCCGAGCTGCTTGCGTCGCCGGAGGATGCCGAGCGGGTCGACCGTGCGTGGGACGCCATCGGGCCGGAGAGCATCGCGAAGATCCTCTTTACGTCGGGATCGACGGGGGCCCCCAAAGGGGTCCTCAATACGCACCGGATGCTCTGTTCGAACCAGCAGGCGCTCGCGCAGGGGTGGCTGTTTTTGCGCGAGCGGCCGCCGGTGGTCGTCGATTGGCTCCCGTGGAGCCATACCTTCGGCGGCAATCATAATTTCAATTTGGTGCTGTGGCACGGCGGCACCCTCTGGGTGGACCGCGGAAAGCCCGTACCCGGCCGCATCGAAGAGACCGTCGCGACCTTGCGCCATGTCGCGCCGACCCTTTACTTCAATGTGCCGCGCGGCTTCGATGCGCTCTTGCCGCATTTGGAGAGCGATCCCTCGCTCGCCGAGACGTTCTTTCGCGAGCTCGATCTCCTCTTCTACGCGGCGGCCGCCCTCCCCCGCCCCACCTGGGACCGGCTCGTTCGCCTGGGCGCGCGCGTGCGCGGCGAGCCCGTACCCTTCGTCACCGCGTGGGGTGCTACGGAAACATCGCCCCTGGTGACGCAGGTTCACTTCGCGATCGACGATCCGTCGAGCATCGGCGTCCCCGTTCCCGGCGCGACCCTCAAGCTCGTACCGAACGGTACAAAATTCGAGGCGCGGGTCAAAGGCCCGCAGGTGACCCCCGGATATTTCCGCGCGGGCGGCCCATCGCTTCCCCTGCTCGACGACGAAGGATTTTACCCCACCGGGGACGCCATGCGCCTCGCGGACGAGGCCGATCCGAACCGCGGGGTCGTCTTCGATGGCCGGGTGGCCGAGAACTTCAAGCTGACGAGCGGCACCTGGGTCTACGTGGGCGCGTTGCGCATGAACCTGCTCAAGGCGCTCGCGCCCCTGGTGCAAGACGCCGTCATCGCCGGCCACGATCGCGATGCGGTGGGCGCGCTGCTCGTTCCGAACGTGGCCGCGTGCGCGGGCGCCATCGGCGCACCCGAGGGCGCAGCGCCCCGTGACGTGCTGGCGAACACGGAGCTGCGCGCGAAAATCGCCGGCGCGTTGCGTGCGCACAACCAGCTGGCGGAGGGCGCCTCGAGCCAGACCGTTCACCGCGCCGTGCTGCTGGAGGAAGCGCTATCCATCGACGCAGGCGAAATCACCGACAAAGGCTACATCAACCAACGCGCCGTCCTCGCACATCGCGCCGGTGCGGTCGAGGCGCTCTTCGACGACGGCGCATCCAACGTGATCCGCGTCGAACCCTAA
- a CDS encoding serine/threonine protein kinase has translation MGVVVAARHERLGSLVALKFMLPQALENDEARARFNREARAVARLRGEHIARVIDFGELDTGAPYIVMEFLEGSDLAAVLQERGPLPIREALAYVLDVCKAMEEAHKAGIVHRDLKPKNLFLTHRPDGTPLVKVLDFGISKLLDGNDGMHAMSTRTDSFLGTPIFMSPEQVQSAKYVDARTDIYALGAVIYRLTTKRFPFRARSFGELFARIFHQKPIPLRTALPDAPIALEAIVARCLQKDPKARFQSVTELAAELRAVVESMESSARDVHRPGAIPAEEEHPRGADSHAGAASLETLSASRDPSRVMPPAPSQPPAAEPPSAPDVPITSGDVLVSSVTFGSRKSKPTYVRRRGALAFIATFIVIVAGGFLLHLRGQRAKVPPRVEVPLQVETTQADVAPASASPTTSATAAPSASIKDVAPAIDAKGAPVDVPRVTVRARPDRRTKKPTKTPAATTSHLPYEELYDEKPGPTSRR, from the coding sequence ATGGGGGTCGTCGTCGCTGCGCGTCACGAGCGCCTCGGATCGCTCGTGGCGCTCAAATTCATGCTTCCCCAGGCGCTCGAGAATGATGAAGCGCGCGCGCGATTCAATCGGGAGGCGCGCGCCGTCGCGCGATTGCGGGGCGAGCATATCGCGCGCGTCATCGATTTCGGTGAGCTCGACACGGGGGCGCCGTACATCGTCATGGAGTTCCTCGAGGGATCCGACCTCGCCGCCGTGCTGCAAGAGCGCGGTCCGCTCCCAATCCGGGAAGCGTTGGCTTACGTGCTGGACGTGTGCAAGGCGATGGAAGAGGCTCATAAAGCCGGGATTGTGCACCGCGATCTCAAGCCCAAGAACTTGTTCCTCACCCATCGCCCCGATGGAACACCGCTGGTGAAGGTGCTCGACTTCGGCATCTCCAAGCTCCTCGATGGGAACGATGGCATGCATGCGATGTCCACCCGGACGGACTCGTTTCTAGGGACTCCCATCTTCATGTCCCCCGAGCAGGTCCAGAGTGCGAAGTATGTCGATGCACGAACGGACATTTACGCACTTGGCGCGGTGATCTACCGCCTGACGACGAAGCGTTTCCCGTTTCGTGCAAGATCGTTCGGAGAGCTCTTCGCGCGTATTTTTCATCAGAAACCCATTCCTCTCCGCACCGCGCTTCCCGATGCGCCCATCGCGCTGGAGGCGATCGTCGCGCGTTGTTTGCAAAAGGATCCAAAGGCGCGTTTTCAGAGCGTAACGGAGCTCGCAGCGGAGCTTCGCGCGGTCGTCGAGTCGATGGAAAGCTCGGCGCGGGATGTCCATCGCCCGGGCGCCATCCCCGCGGAGGAAGAGCACCCCCGTGGGGCCGACTCGCACGCCGGAGCAGCCTCTCTGGAGACGCTCTCAGCGTCTCGTGATCCAAGCAGGGTGATGCCCCCTGCACCGAGTCAACCACCGGCCGCCGAACCGCCCTCCGCACCCGACGTGCCGATCACTTCCGGTGACGTGTTGGTGTCGTCGGTTACCTTCGGTTCGAGAAAGTCAAAACCGACGTACGTCCGCCGTCGAGGCGCTCTCGCGTTCATCGCGACGTTCATCGTGATCGTGGCGGGGGGCTTTTTGCTGCATCTGCGGGGTCAGCGTGCGAAGGTACCCCCTCGGGTCGAGGTGCCGTTGCAGGTAGAGACCACGCAGGCTGACGTTGCGCCTGCGAGCGCATCCCCCACCACGAGCGCGACCGCCGCACCATCGGCTTCGATAAAAGACGTGGCTCCAGCGATCGATGCAAAGGGAGCCCCCGTCGACGTACCCCGTGTGACTGTCCGAGCGCGACCCGACCGTCGCACCAAGAAACCAACGAAAACTCCCGCAGCCACCACATCACACCTTCCGTATGAAGAACTTTACGATGAAAAGCCGGGGCCGACGTCCAGGCGTTAG
- a CDS encoding DUF1565 domain-containing protein, which translates to MRKATGVTIVGWGFATLLLGGCPPAVPDLCSGAECGLPGGELVVEVEGNPSRKFRQGYGAEPTNVAAVVHVTGPNLDGVTAVTVGTAPNAVNGMVVANTPTKLTFKLSIPHGAPLGSQPLNVMAAAGPLTVANAVTITAITAAPAGNDGNDLGAASTGTDERPVRSLAKATSIAGAGDTIFLKDGTYDMAHGETFAPVTSAPVKVTPNIPANVTIKGESVANTKIVGPGSKLTDVYGLVAAGDVRIESLDISGFDVGVYVVNADAAVKDVSVHACATGIDVENASTTHTHKFTLDAANVYENDVTGVISNGAAAFVTNCHVHHNATFGIDSSGRPISVTSTEIDHIGGPAGSSHAAIISPAGAMLTNVNVHDNRWYGYVGYDAPSNDTPLVITGSIFANNDVRGISLAGRGSWSVKVRESRFIVNKREDYPNSQAIYLGIDLKMFDLGTPDSQGNNQFTLCSTCYGIVDNRVAPPGSPPPPFPLHVSGNKWFLGSAVSTPTAGCSNAKSPSAGPPHHWDITNPGTCSTSGNNGNFILN; encoded by the coding sequence ATGCGCAAAGCCACGGGCGTTACCATCGTTGGATGGGGTTTCGCGACCCTCCTCTTGGGCGGGTGCCCGCCCGCCGTTCCCGATCTCTGTTCGGGAGCCGAGTGCGGGCTGCCCGGTGGGGAGCTCGTCGTCGAGGTCGAGGGAAACCCTTCGCGAAAGTTTCGGCAAGGGTACGGCGCCGAGCCGACCAACGTGGCCGCCGTCGTGCACGTGACGGGGCCGAACCTCGACGGGGTGACGGCCGTCACCGTGGGCACCGCGCCGAATGCCGTCAACGGGATGGTCGTGGCCAACACGCCGACGAAGCTTACATTCAAGCTATCCATCCCGCATGGCGCTCCGCTCGGATCGCAGCCGCTCAACGTGATGGCGGCCGCAGGGCCGTTGACCGTCGCCAATGCGGTGACCATTACGGCGATCACGGCCGCTCCCGCGGGCAACGATGGAAATGATCTTGGCGCCGCGTCTACCGGTACCGATGAGCGTCCCGTGCGATCGCTTGCCAAGGCTACGAGCATCGCGGGAGCAGGCGACACGATTTTTCTCAAAGATGGAACCTACGATATGGCCCACGGCGAAACGTTCGCGCCCGTGACCTCGGCTCCGGTCAAGGTTACGCCGAACATTCCTGCGAATGTCACGATCAAGGGCGAGAGTGTGGCGAATACCAAGATCGTGGGGCCTGGCTCGAAGCTTACGGACGTCTATGGGCTCGTGGCCGCAGGGGACGTGCGCATCGAGTCATTGGATATATCGGGATTCGATGTCGGCGTCTATGTCGTCAACGCCGACGCTGCTGTCAAAGACGTCTCCGTGCACGCTTGCGCAACGGGGATCGACGTCGAAAATGCGTCGACGACGCATACGCATAAGTTTACACTGGATGCGGCGAACGTCTACGAGAACGACGTGACGGGCGTCATTTCGAATGGTGCGGCGGCGTTCGTCACGAATTGTCACGTCCACCATAACGCTACCTTTGGAATCGATTCGTCCGGTCGACCGATCTCCGTGACCAGCACGGAGATCGATCACATTGGCGGTCCCGCCGGATCGAGTCATGCTGCGATCATCTCGCCCGCAGGCGCGATGCTCACCAATGTCAACGTTCACGACAACAGATGGTACGGCTACGTTGGTTATGACGCCCCATCGAACGATACGCCGCTGGTCATCACGGGGAGCATCTTCGCCAACAACGATGTACGAGGAATCTCGCTCGCGGGCAGGGGCTCGTGGTCCGTCAAGGTTCGGGAGTCGCGATTCATCGTCAATAAGCGAGAGGATTACCCCAACTCGCAAGCCATTTATCTCGGCATCGATCTCAAGATGTTCGACCTTGGAACGCCCGACAGCCAAGGAAACAACCAATTCACGCTCTGTTCGACTTGCTACGGTATCGTCGACAATCGCGTGGCCCCGCCCGGGTCTCCTCCTCCTCCTTTTCCCCTTCATGTGTCCGGAAATAAGTGGTTTTTAGGCTCTGCCGTTTCCACGCCTACAGCAGGTTGCTCGAACGCCAAGTCCCCAAGTGCCGGCCCCCCACATCATTGGGATATCACCAACCCCGGCACGTGCTCGACGAGCGGAAACAACGGCAACTTCATTTTGAATTAG